The DNA region CGCACAGCCACGCCGCCTCCAGCGCGGGCATTCCCAGCGCGCGGGTGAAGCGCGCCAGGTGATAGGGAGCCGGGCCGGTCGCCGGGTTCCCGAAATCCGCGAACAGGGCGTTGGCGCGGACCATCCAGTTCATCGCCGCCGGGAGGTTGTTCCGCTGCTCTTCCAGCATTCCCATCTGGCCGTAGCTCAGCGCCCGGTCCGGCCGCTTCTCCAACTCCTCGTGGATCGCGAGCGATTGACGGTACCACCCTTCCGCGGCCGCGAGATCGCCCCGCTCCTGCGCCACCATGCCGATCTGCTGGTACGCCGTTGCCACGCCGGACCGGTCACCGAGGCGATCGGTGATCGCGAGCGACCGGTGATACCACTCCTCCGCGGCCGTGAGGTCGCCCCGGTCCTGCGCCACCCTTCCGAGTTGGAAGCAGCTGGACGCCGTGCCGGGTCCAATCCCCAGTTCCTCCATGATCGGGAGCGCCTTGCGGTACCACTCCTCCGCCGCGAAGGGGTCGCCTCCCAGCTGCGCGATTATGCCGAGCTGGTGGCAGCTGTGCGCCACCCCGGCCCGGTTCCCAAGCTCCTCCCAGATCAGGAGCGCCCTGCGGACTTTCTCCTTTGCCGCGACCAGGTTTCCCCGCCTCTGCGCCACGATGCTGAGCTGATGGTAGCTGGTAGCCCTGCCGTGGCGGTTTTCCAGCTCTTCCTCAATTGCGAGCGACCTGTTGTACCACTTTTCCGCGGCAGAGAAGTCGCCCCGGTCCCTTGCGATTCCCGCGATCTGGTGCAAGACGGACGCCCTGCCGGGCTGGTCCCCCAATTCCTCGCGGATCTCCAGCGCGGTGAGGAACCACTCCTCCGCCGCAGAGAGATCGCCTCGCCGCTGTGCTGCCACTCCAAGCTGGTGGCAGCTGTCCCCCACGGAGGAACGATTCCCCAGCTCCTCCATCACCTCCATCGACCTGCGGTACCACTGATCCGCCGCGGCGAGGTCGCTCCGCAGCTCCGCCGCGATTCCGAGGCGGTGGTGGATCGCCGCGAGCGAGAAGCGGCTCGCATCGTCCCGGCAGTCGCGGAGAACCGATTCGATGCGTCGGAGCGTGAGCTCTGCCCCCGCCGCGTCGCGCATCAGAAGCGCGATGCCGGCTTCGGCCGTGAGTGCCAGGATCCAGAGCGCGGCGGCGGCCGACCCCGGCTCGGGAGCGTCTCCGAGCGGGCCCTCGATCGCCGTCCGGCAGAGGTCCGCCCATCTGCGCAGCTCGACCCAGCAGCCCTCTGCATCCAGCACCTTCAGGAGCGGCAGGAGGATGTGATACGCTTCCGCGAAATCCCCCGCGCCCACCGCCGACACGGCCATCGCACCGAGCGTGCGCCGCAGCCGCTTGACCCAGGAGAAGGCGAACGTGGCGTCTCCGCTCTCGATCTGCGACGCCGCCCACTCACCCAGGTCCGCGCATGCCCGGACAGCCGCACGGAGGGCCGCTGTGCGCTCCGCGTCGTAGCCGCTCCCCGCCTGCTCCAGCCACAATCCTTCCAGGAACGAAGGGAGCACCGGGTGGATGCCGTACATGCCGTCGCGCAGGTCGGTAAGAAGCCCCACGGCTACACACCCGTCCAGCGCGGCGGTCCACGTATCCCGCGTGACCCGCTGGAACCGGTGCGGCACGTCGGGATGCTCGCTCATCACCCTTAGCACATCCGCGTCGCAGACGCCTTCGAAGAGCGCCAGGGCGGGGAGCAGGCGCCGGTCGCCTTCCAGCAGGTGCCGGAAGGAATAGCGCACGCTGGCCGCGAGGGAGTCCAGCCTGCCCCCCGGAGCATCCAGGGGCGCCGCCTCGCGCAGTTTCCGGAGGAGCTCCGGCGCGCTCGAGCGCTCCAGATGCGGCAGCGTGAGGCGCATACCCAGGGGATTCCCCCCCAGCGCCTCCAGCAGCTCCCCGAACGCCCTCTCCTCCCGGTGCGGCTGCGCGGCCGGATGGAGCGCGAGCAGTTTGTCCGCGTACTCCGCCGCTCCCTGGGAGTCCAGTCCAGGCACCTCGAGCCGATGCACGTCGCCCAGCCATTTCTCCGGCGCGCGGCTGGTGATGATGACTCCGCCCCTGGCGCTCTTTGCCACCTCCGCCAGGAAATCCCGGATCTCGTCCTGCTCCGCTGGGTCCAGCGGTGGCGTGGTGCCCGTGGGGTCCGGCATCTCGCGGACGGTCTCGAAGTTGTCCCACACCAGCAGAACGCGCTTCCGGCGCATCAGGTCCAGGATCGCCGCCGTGCGGTCCGCCGTCTCCGACGCGTCCCGCACGAAGTCCGCGCCGAACAGTTCGATGCCGATCGGCGTCACGACGCCGGAGAGGCCGAATGACGCGACCCCCGGCTCGAACGAGTGGAAGAACACCAGTCCGGGGTCCGCTCCGCCCGTGTCGCGCAGCCACCGCGCGAACCCTTTTGCAAGCTCTGTCTTCCCCGTCCCGCCCTGCCCGTGCAGCAGCAGCACCCGCCGGTTTTGCAACCCCCACTCCAGGCGCAGGAACTCGTGGTCGCGTCCCACGAACACGCCTTCCGCCGCTTCGAGCGCGCCTTCCGCATGCCTCGTCCCCGCGGTCTCCGCCGCCGCGCCGGGCTGAGGTTCCTGCGTCGGTAAGCCCGGCGGCGGCGGTGGGGATGAGATCGTCCGCGCCAGCCCCGGAAAGCGCACTTCGGAGCGCGCGTAGTGGACGGGGACCATCCAGTCGTCCAGCGGCAGCGGCCCCCTCGGGCTGGGGCGCAGGGGCGCACGGTGCATCCGGCGGCGACCGGAGCGCACCGCCTCCTCCACCGTCTCGCCGTCGAAGAGCGATTCGTAGAACGCCGCCATGAACTCCGCCGCTGCCGGCACGTAGACGGAGTAACCCATGGCCACCACGGCCGCGGCGCCCGCGCGCAGCACCTGCGTGGCCACCGCCGCCTCCGCCGTCTCGGCGTGGGTCAGCGTTCCCGAATGGCAGGCGTTGAGGACCAGGAGCGGTACTCCCGCGCCCGCGAGCACCGCTCCGATCTCATCCGCCGGGACGGGGTGCGCATCTCCTTCCTTCTCGAAGATGAGGTATCCCTGGGGCTTGCGTCCGCCCTCGTAGGTGCCGTGCCCATCGAAGTGGACCACCTGGTACGGCCTCCCTTCCTGCTGTGCCTCTTCCATCCGCCGCCGTAGCTCGTCCAGCGTGGGCGGGCGCGCCACGTCCACCGTTACTCGCCCTGAAACCGCGGGAAGGCGCTCCACCAGCGACCGCGCGATCACGCGGAACCCCGCGTCGTCCACGCCGTCCGGCCTGGCAATCACCATCAGTACGCGCAGGTCTTGGGAGGAGGCCGACACGGCCGCGGAGAGCGTGTCGATGGTGCGGTTCACCGGGACGTCCAGCGCCAGCGGCGCCGGGAGCGTCGGGTCGCGCATCAGCTCCCAGGGGAGCGCAAGAAAGGCAGGCGAGCCAGACTCCATCCACAGGCTCCACCCGCCGGCGAACGAGCGGGCCCGCAGGTACGCCTCGCGCCCTGGCCTGCCCTGGCCGAAAAGCGCTTCGAAGAGCTGTGTTCCCCACCCCTCGATTCGCCCCTGGATCGCCGATCCCCGCTCCTCGTACACCGCGAACGGCGCCGTCAGGTAGTCCTCCAAGTACCAGCGGAGATCCTCCAGTTCGCCGTGAGAGAGCGGAGCCTCGAACGGTCGCGGCGCCACCGTGGCCTCCAGCACCTCCGCCCCGACCTGTTGAAACACAACTTGGACTAATCCACAGAACTCCCTAACGATCAACCGTTTGCGCATGGATGAGTCGGTGCAAGAAGTAATTCAGCAGGAAACGAAGCGACGCACCACCCTTCATGACAACAGCGCCGACCCGCCGCCAGCCGGAGAACGAATCGCCGACTTGGTGTTGATGCGTCGGCCGCGTACGCCGGGGTCGAAAGCGTGCTACCCGGACGCCGGCGGCAGGTCCGACACGAGGATCAGGTTCAGGTCCGAACCGTCGGCGGGCGCGCCGACGCCTGCCTGCGCGAGGCGGGTGGCCTGGGCCTGCCGTGCCCGGTCGAAGAGGTTGCGGACCGTCCGGCCGTTCGCGAAGGCCGCGTTGCGCGCGGCCCAGACGGCTTCCATCATCGCTTCCACCGCCGCGTCGGCACCGAGTTCCAGCACGAACCCCTCGGTGCGTAGCAGGTGGCGGAAGATCTCCGCCATCTCGGCCGGCGTGTAGTCCTCGAAGTCCACGTACTGGGTGAAGCGGGAGGCCAGGCCGGTGTTGGTGGCGAGAAAGCGGTCCATCTCCGCATGGTACCCGGCGGCGATCACCACGAACTTGCCGCGGTCGTCTTCCATCCGCTTGAGCAGGGTGTTGATCGCCTCGCGGCCGAAATCGTCGCTGGCCAGCGCGTAGGCCTCGTCCACGAAGAGCACGCCGCCCATCGCGCGATCCACGGCGTCGTTCGTCTTCGGCGAGGTCTGGCCGAGGTAGCTCCCCACCAGGCCGGCGCGGTCCACCTCCACCAGGTGCCCCTTGGGAAGCACGCCCAGCGCCTTGAACACCTGGGCTAGGACGCGCGCCACCGTGGTCTTTCCCGTCCCGGGGTTGCCGCGGAACAGGAAGTGGAGCGTGAGCGACGAGCTCTTCTCGCCGGCCTGCTTGCGGGCCTTCTGCACCACCAGGAAGTCGGCCAGGGCCCGCACCTGGCGCTTGATCGAGTCCATCCCGATGAGCGCGTCGAGCTCGGCCAGCGACGTGGCCAGGTCCACCGGCTGCGCCGCTTCGAGCCCGGGGATGTCATCGGCGCGGAGGAGGGCGAAGTCGGCCTCGTCGCGGTCGGGGGCGGCGGCCAGGCGCCGGCTCTGTCGCACGATCGACTTCTCCAGCAGCCCTCGGACGGTGCGGGCGTTGCCGAAGTTGCGGTCCCGCGCCGCGTACAGCGCGTCCAGGGCGCGCAGGAGCGGCTCGCGTGCCGCGGGATCGAGGGTGTATCCCTGTTCGGTGGACATGACCTCGAACACCTCGAGCAGCTCGGCCGGACGGTAGTCGTCGATGTGGAAATGGTCGGAGAAGCGGGAGGACAGCCCCGGGTTGGTTTCGAGGAACTGCCGCATCTCCTCGGGATACCCGGCCGCGACCACCACGAACTTGCCGCGGTCGTCCTCCATCCGCTTCAGCAGTGTGTCGATGGCCTCGCGCCCGAACGCGTCCGAGGCCAGCGAGTAAGCCTCGTCCACCAGCAGCACGCCGCCCAGGGCGCGGTCGATGGCCTCGTTGGTCTTGAGGGCGGTCTGCCCCAGGAAGGGAGCCACAAGTCCCGAGCGGTCCACGTCCACCACCTGCCCGCGGGGAAGCACGCCCAGCGTGCGCAGGACCATCCCCAGGATCCGAGCCACCGAGGTCTTTCCCGTGCCGGGGTTGCCGGTGAGGACCACGTGCAGCTTGAGCACGGTCTTCCTCCCGGTGCGCGTCTCGCGTTCGGCCTGCATCTGGAGCAGGCGTGCCAGGTCGCCGATCCAGTCCTTGATAGTCTCCATGCCGACCATCTTGCGCAGCTCGCCCAGCGCCTGCTCGAGCGACGGGGCCTCGGGAAGGTCGTGGACGATGTCCTCGGCCTCGATCAGGGAGAATGCCGCGTCGTCCACCGCGCCGGCGGGGAGCCGAGCCAGGCGGCCGGCGAGCGCGGAGCGGGCCTGGTCGAAAAGCTGCCGAACCGTTCGGCCGTTGGCGAAGTCGCGGCCGCGCCGATCGTACATGTCCTTCGTCACCCGCTCCAGCCTCTCGCGCGCCTCGGTAGAGAGCCGGAACTGCTGTGCGGCGGCCATCTGCTCGAAGATGTCGCGCAGCTCCGTGGGGGTGTAGTCGTCGATGTGCAGGTAGCTGTCGAAGCGGCTCGGTAGCCCGGGGTTCATCCGGAAGAACTCGTCCATGCGGTCGCGGTATCCCGCCACCACCACCACGAACCGCCCGCGGTCGTCCTCCATCCGCTTCAGCAGGGTGTCCACGGCCTTCTGCCCGTACGAGCCGGCGCCGGTGCTCCCCGCCACGCCCGAGCCGGCCAGGCCGTAGGCCTCGTCCACGAACAGCACCCCGCCGAAGGCCTCGTCGCACGCCTGGTTGACCCGCTGCGCAGCCTCGCCGATGTACTGCCCTTCCAGCTTCCCGGGGTCCACCTCCACCACGTGGCCGCGGTCGAGCAGGCCGATGGCGGAGAAGATCTCCGCCAGCTTCCGGGTCACGGTGGTCTTCCCCGTGCCGGGGTTGCCGGTGATCACGAAATGCCGCGTCACGTTTCCCGCGCGGCCGATCCCCTGTTCGGCGCGCCGGCGCTCGATCTCGATCTGCTGCGCCAGGGCGCGCACCTCGCGCTTCACCGTGTCCATCCCCACGAACCCGTCGAGCTCGGCGAGGATCTGGTCCAGCGTGCGCTCGGGTGGCGCGTCGCTCTCCACGTCATCGGCCTGGATCACCCCGTCGTCGGGGTCGCCGCCGTCCACGCGCAGGAAGTAGCGCAGGCAGAGGGCCTCGCCCAGGTCGGTCGCCACGCGGGCGTTGGCGAAGCTGGCGTCGCGGGTGCGCACCCGGTGACGCAGCAGCAGGCGCACC from Longimicrobium terrae includes:
- a CDS encoding tetratricopeptide repeat protein, translating into MFQQVGAEVLEATVAPRPFEAPLSHGELEDLRWYLEDYLTAPFAVYEERGSAIQGRIEGWGTQLFEALFGQGRPGREAYLRARSFAGGWSLWMESGSPAFLALPWELMRDPTLPAPLALDVPVNRTIDTLSAAVSASSQDLRVLMVIARPDGVDDAGFRVIARSLVERLPAVSGRVTVDVARPPTLDELRRRMEEAQQEGRPYQVVHFDGHGTYEGGRKPQGYLIFEKEGDAHPVPADEIGAVLAGAGVPLLVLNACHSGTLTHAETAEAAVATQVLRAGAAAVVAMGYSVYVPAAAEFMAAFYESLFDGETVEEAVRSGRRRMHRAPLRPSPRGPLPLDDWMVPVHYARSEVRFPGLARTISSPPPPPGLPTQEPQPGAAAETAGTRHAEGALEAAEGVFVGRDHEFLRLEWGLQNRRVLLLHGQGGTGKTELAKGFARWLRDTGGADPGLVFFHSFEPGVASFGLSGVVTPIGIELFGADFVRDASETADRTAAILDLMRRKRVLLVWDNFETVREMPDPTGTTPPLDPAEQDEIRDFLAEVAKSARGGVIITSRAPEKWLGDVHRLEVPGLDSQGAAEYADKLLALHPAAQPHREERAFGELLEALGGNPLGMRLTLPHLERSSAPELLRKLREAAPLDAPGGRLDSLAASVRYSFRHLLEGDRRLLPALALFEGVCDADVLRVMSEHPDVPHRFQRVTRDTWTAALDGCVAVGLLTDLRDGMYGIHPVLPSFLEGLWLEQAGSGYDAERTAALRAAVRACADLGEWAASQIESGDATFAFSWVKRLRRTLGAMAVSAVGAGDFAEAYHILLPLLKVLDAEGCWVELRRWADLCRTAIEGPLGDAPEPGSAAAALWILALTAEAGIALLMRDAAGAELTLRRIESVLRDCRDDASRFSLAAIHHRLGIAAELRSDLAAADQWYRRSMEVMEELGNRSSVGDSCHQLGVAAQRRGDLSAAEEWFLTALEIREELGDQPGRASVLHQIAGIARDRGDFSAAEKWYNRSLAIEEELENRHGRATSYHQLSIVAQRRGNLVAAKEKVRRALLIWEELGNRAGVAHSCHQLGIIAQLGGDPFAAEEWYRKALPIMEELGIGPGTASSCFQLGRVAQDRGDLTAAEEWYHRSLAITDRLGDRSGVATAYQQIGMVAQERGDLAAAEGWYRQSLAIHEELEKRPDRALSYGQMGMLEEQRNNLPAAMNWMVRANALFADFGNPATGPAPYHLARFTRALGMPALEAAWLCVAGVPLPADAWNAVGWMIEQLERMEAGNAADS
- a CDS encoding AAA family ATPase, whose amino-acid sequence is MPLECPSCQQANRPVARFCKACGASIPAAPPPDPLLQLNGLVGMTEMKREIDRLVRVARAAAGRGGGRASALGNLHTIITGNTGTGKTHVAGIIFRLFHHHGLTASPNYVRVDVVSVSEFEKELEGHYKKAAGGVLFIDNAHRLARPGPSGGTPPIDRLLSRMDASGHDPVVVLAGLRRDLRDRVEDSPELRSRFRYVFHLPDFEAGELLEITEAHVRGNGLLLHPDAEERVRLLLRHRVRTRDASFANARVATDLGEALCLRYFLRVDGGDPDDGVIQADDVESDAPPERTLDQILAELDGFVGMDTVKREVRALAQQIEIERRRAEQGIGRAGNVTRHFVITGNPGTGKTTVTRKLAEIFSAIGLLDRGHVVEVDPGKLEGQYIGEAAQRVNQACDEAFGGVLFVDEAYGLAGSGVAGSTGAGSYGQKAVDTLLKRMEDDRGRFVVVVAGYRDRMDEFFRMNPGLPSRFDSYLHIDDYTPTELRDIFEQMAAAQQFRLSTEARERLERVTKDMYDRRGRDFANGRTVRQLFDQARSALAGRLARLPAGAVDDAAFSLIEAEDIVHDLPEAPSLEQALGELRKMVGMETIKDWIGDLARLLQMQAERETRTGRKTVLKLHVVLTGNPGTGKTSVARILGMVLRTLGVLPRGQVVDVDRSGLVAPFLGQTALKTNEAIDRALGGVLLVDEAYSLASDAFGREAIDTLLKRMEDDRGKFVVVAAGYPEEMRQFLETNPGLSSRFSDHFHIDDYRPAELLEVFEVMSTEQGYTLDPAAREPLLRALDALYAARDRNFGNARTVRGLLEKSIVRQSRRLAAAPDRDEADFALLRADDIPGLEAAQPVDLATSLAELDALIGMDSIKRQVRALADFLVVQKARKQAGEKSSSLTLHFLFRGNPGTGKTTVARVLAQVFKALGVLPKGHLVEVDRAGLVGSYLGQTSPKTNDAVDRAMGGVLFVDEAYALASDDFGREAINTLLKRMEDDRGKFVVIAAGYHAEMDRFLATNTGLASRFTQYVDFEDYTPAEMAEIFRHLLRTEGFVLELGADAAVEAMMEAVWAARNAAFANGRTVRNLFDRARQAQATRLAQAGVGAPADGSDLNLILVSDLPPASG